From one Triticum urartu cultivar G1812 chromosome 3, Tu2.1, whole genome shotgun sequence genomic stretch:
- the LOC125548814 gene encoding elicitor-responsive protein 1-like produces the protein MARGLLEVHLVHAKGLSGTDFLGKIDPYVVVQYRSQERKSSTARDAGRNPSWNEVLRFQINSSAANVQEKLVLRIMDHDNFSSDDFLGQATINVTDLISMGMESGKSRLNPAKYRVVTADNSYHGEIKIGITFTAAKVDAHSQVEQDGAHVGGWMQTFREQKV, from the exons ATGGCGCGCGGCCTTCTGGAGGTGCATCTGGTCCACGCCAAGGGCCTCTCCGGCACCGATTTCCTCG GGAAGATCGACCCGTATGTGGTGGTGCAGTACCGGAGCCAGGAGCGCAAGAGCAGCACCGCCCGAG ATGCTGGGAGGAATCCGAGCTGGAACGAGGTGCTCAGGTTCCAGATCAACTCCTCCGCGGCCAACGTGCAGGAAAAGCTCGTCCTCCGGATCATGGACCACGACAACTTCTCAAGCGACGACTTCCTCGGCCAAGCAAC GATCAATGTGACCGACCTGATCAGCATGGGCATGGAGAGCGGCAAGTCGCGGCTGAACCCGGCCAAGTACAGGGTGGTCACCGCGGACAACTCGTACCACGGCGAGATCAAGATCGGCATCACCTTCACCGCCGCAAAGGTTGATGCCCATTCCCAGGTTGAACAAGACGGAGCACATGTTGGAGGCTGGATGCAGACCTTTCGTGAGCAGAAGGTCTGA
- the LOC125548815 gene encoding uncharacterized protein LOC125548815 produces MDAGGGGAAAGGGEAAAAGGDGSRAATGAIRAVAKVHLALGWAAATFALCAVTLQPQLKPQGGQCAATEVDAATMRAKGLLLLLPAGAQAAATTVAAFAPDAWRWGRLHVGWTFAAFTHVVSVFTYFHLEDAFTAAAAVAFSGCPAHMYVETAMFIAHNVLLFVPLCVFFVVGIAALVAAVW; encoded by the coding sequence ATGGATGCTGGTGGAGGTGGTGCTGCTGCCGGTGGCGGTGAAGCAGCAGCTGCAGGTGGAGATGGCTCCAGGGCGGCGACGGGAGCCATCCGTGCGGTGGCGAAGGTGCACCTCGCTCTCGGCTGGGCGGCGGCGACATTCGCCCTCTGCGCCGTCACCCTCCAGCCCCAGCTGAAGCCGCAGGGAGGTCAGTGCGCGGCCACCGAGGTGGACGCGGCGACCATGCGCGCCAaggggctgctgctgctgctccccgCCGGCGCCCAGGCAGCGGCGACCACGGTGGCCGCCTTCGCGCCGGACGCCTGGAGATGGGGGCGGCTGCACGTCGGCTGGACCTTCGCCGCCTTCACGCACGTCGTCAGCGTCTTTACCTACTTCCACCTCGAGGACGCCTTCACTGCTGCGGCCGCCGTCGCCTTCAGCGGCTGCCCCGCCCACATGTACGTGGAGACGGCCATGTTCATCGCCCACAACGTCCTGCTCTTCGTGCCCCTTTGCGTCTTCTTCGTTGTAGGCATCGCCGCACTCGTCGCCGCCGTGTGGTAG
- the LOC125548816 gene encoding elicitor-responsive protein 1-like has product MGRGLLEVHLVDAKGLSGTDFLGKIDPYVIVQYRSQERKSRTARDAGRNPSWNEVFRFQINSSAANGQDKLVFRIMDHDNFSRHDFLGQATISVTGLISMGMESGKSQLNPAKYRVVTADNSYHGEIKIGITFTAAKVDAHGKVEEDGAQVGGWTHRFREHKA; this is encoded by the exons ATGGGGCGCGGTCTTCTTGAGGTGCATCTGGTCGACGCCAAGGGCCTCTCCGGCACCGATTTCCTCG GGAAGATCGACCCGTATGTGATCGTGCAGTACCGGAGCCAGGAGCGCAAGAGCCGCACCGCCCGAG ATGCTGGGAGGAACCCGAGCTGGAACGAGGTGTTCAGGTTCCAGATCAACTCCTCCGCCGCCAACGGGCAAGATAAGCTGGTCTTCCGGATCATGGACCACGACAACTTCTCCCGCCACGATTTCCTCGGCCAAGCAAC GATCAGTGTGACTGGCCTGATCAGCATGGGCATGGAGAGCGGCAAGTCGCAGCTGAACCCGGCCAAGTACAGGGTGGTCACCGCCGACAACTCGTACCACGGCGAGATCAAAATCGGCATCACCTTCACTGCCGCAAAGGTTGATGCCCATGGCAAGGTTGAAGAAGACGGAGCACAGGTTGGAGGCTGGACGCACAGATTTCGTGAGCACAAGGCCTGA